From Penicillium digitatum chromosome 5, complete sequence, one genomic window encodes:
- a CDS encoding Fungal transcriptional regulatory protein, N-terminal, producing MKTITASDTDKAHSLLSIMGLSTQMALSMGLHRDLALFPGVTPYYAEVRKRSWACLFRLNLDYSIRSGSHFGIRLEDVDCPLPSAIDLLTLDPGLMMEPGTFLNQAQEATDQAFSIAAMKLAIVRAPLHQRLCSTTPGLSSEVRDRMRVSFQKILRELLPNLQEGASSCSAIEKFQQALLSMHAHSFMIVITLNFVLGVPSHNSQRSDLYEAWDDSVSILHQLQEMLQNGSELSSVAYHLLWTDIARAALTACLVVGRLRRINLGITVSNGPQPTLVIFQQLLLKYLDSLSQILAARYHLGPVAAKTSLVLAVATTVTSSLVNDLGDPKQDSTFFQVGFKAAEEVTAEMECFLKRETQDSRLSLLGPNTAGASAPPNATTPLPVNRMDHALPDQLIQTLFPSECDFYPGSESQVQDTLSDLYSMAFKPTSPIQFMPDLLWEEI from the coding sequence ATGAAGACCATAACTGCCTCTGACACTGACAAGGCACATAGCCTCCTAAGTATCATGGGGCTTTCTACGCAAATGGCTTTGAGCATGGGCTTACATAGGGATCTGGCCCTATTCCCCGGCGTCACTCCTTACTATGCAGAAGTCCGGAAAAGATCATGGGCGTGCTTATTTCGATTGAACCTCGACTATTCCATCCGGAGTGGTTCCCACTTTGGTATTCGATTAGAAGATGTGGACTGCCCTCTCCCGAGCGCTATCGACCTCCTCACCCTTGACCCGGGACTGATGATGGAGCCAGGTACCTTCTTAAACCAGGCCCAGGAAGCAACGGACCAGGCTTTCAGTATCGCCGCAATGAAACTTGCCATAGTGAGAGCTCCCTTACACCAGCGACTTTGCTCCACGACCCCTGGATTATCAAGCGAGGTACGGGATCGAATGCGCGTCTCCTTCCAAAAGATCCTGCGTGAGTTGCTTCCAAATCTGCAAGAGGGAGCCTCATCATGCAGTGCAAttgagaagtttcagcaagcttTGTTATCAATGCATGCGCATAGCTTCATGATCGTTATCACACTCAATTTTGTCCTAGGAGTCCCGTCTCATAATTCACAGCGGAGTGATCTCTATGAAGCATGGGACGATTCGGTGTCCATTCTCCATCAGTTACAGGAGATGTTACAGAACGGCTCTGAGCTATCTAGCGTGGCCTACCATCTACTTTGGACCGACATTGCCCGCGCAGCCTTGACTGCCTGCCTGGTGGTTGGTCGCCTGCGACGCATCAATCTGGGGATAACCGTCTCCAATGGGCCCCAACCCACGCTGGTCATCTTTCAACAGCTTTTGCTGAAATACCTAGACTCTTTATCGCAGATCCTAGCGGCAAGATACCACCTCGGACCTGTTGCAGCAAAGACGAGCCTTGTCCTTGCTGTCGCAACAACTGTTACCTCAAGCCTAGTCAATGACCTTGGTGACCCAAAACAGGATTCCACTTTCTTCCAGGTTGGCTTCAAAGCTGCCGAGGAGGTCACAGCCGAGATGGAATGTTTTCTGAAACGGGAAACCCAAGACTCAAGACTCAGCTTACTGGGACCGAACACCGCCGGGGCGTCAGCTCCACCAAATGCCACAACCCCTCTTCCGGTAAACCGGATGGATCATGCTCTTCCAGATCAGTTGATTCAGACGTTGTTTCCGAGCGAGTGCGACTTTTACCCAGGCTCAGAATCCCAGGTTCAGGATACGCTGTCCGATCTATATTCCATGGCGTTCAAACCTACTTCCCCGATCCAGTTCATGCCTGACCTCTTATGGGAAGAAATATAA
- a CDS encoding Allantoate permease has product MRYNVTNLMSRPGPEQTATTPPVNGVTTTTPPELPDLPEEPPATTEEPPATTEEPPATTEEPPATAEEPPATAEEPPATTEEPPATAEEPPATAEELPATTEEPPATAEEPPATTEEPPATAEEPPATTEEPPATAEEPPATTEEPPATTEEPPATAEEPPATAEEPPATTEEPPATAEEPPATAEEPPIITVPPDTADPPITAAPERRVRFIENNLPEQYNLSWKR; this is encoded by the exons ATGCGATACAATGTAACGAACCtaatgtcacg acccggtcctgagcagaccgctaccaccccgcctgtgaacggagtcactacaaccactccacctgaactgccagatctgccagaagaaccgcctgctaccactgaagaaccgcctgctaccactgaagaaccgcctgctaccactgaagaaccgcctgctaccgctgaagaaccgcctgctaccgctgaagaaccgcctgctaccactgaagaaccgcctgctaccgctgaagaaccgcctgctaccgctgaagaactgcctgctaccaccgaagaaccgcctgctaccgctgaagaaccgcctgctaccaccgaagaaccgcctgctaccgctgaagaaccgcctgctaccaccgaagaaccgcctgctaccgctgaagaaccgcctgctaccactgaagaaccgcctgctaccactgaagaaccgcctgctaccgctgaagaaccgcctgctaccgctgaagaaccgcctgctaccaccgaagaaccgcctgctaccgctgaagaaccgcctgctaccgctgaagaaccgcctatTATCACTGTTCCGCCTGACActgccgatccgcccatcaccgctgctcctgaaagaagagtccgattcatcgagaacaacctgcccgaacagtacaatctatcctggaagcgttag